GACCACGTTCAGCCAGATCGTCAGCGTGATCACGGGCGCGCACAGCAGCGCGGCGGCGATCATGCCGCCGAAGATGGAGATCCAGGCGAGCCCGGTCTGACCGGGGGCCACGTTCTTGTAGCCCTCCTGCGGGATGGAGTACGGGAACCGGGCCGAGGTCCAGGCGCCGGTCGCCAGCATCGCGCCCAGCAGGGCGAAGGACAGGCCGAGCGCCTCGGGCAGCCTGGCCCAGTCGCCGAGCATCGCCGTCGTCACGACGGTCACGAGCGTCGCGTACGGCAGGGTGATCAGCAGCAGTGCCAGGGCCCGGCCGCGCAGCTCGACGTAGGCGTCCCGGGGCGAGGAGATGGTCATCGCGACCATCCAGAACGCGGAGGTGTCCTGCCCGAACTGGTTGTACATCTGGATGCCGAGCATCCCGGCGGCGAAGCACGCGAAGTAGATCGAGCCGGTGCCCTGAAGGGCGTTGAAGACGGGGACGATCAGTCCGATGGCCAGCGAGGTCACCCACGCGGCCTTCGTCTTCGGGTCGCGCCAGATGTAGCGCAGGCTCCGCTCGACCACCGTGCCCGTCCGCCCGCCCGGCAGCAGACGCGCGAGCCCGGTCGACGCCCGTTCGCGGGCGGCCGGTTCGGTGGCGGACTGGAGTGTGGAACCGTCGGGCGAGACCATCAGCCGCGTCATGTGCCGCGACCACAGTCCGAGCAGCGCCACCAACGCGCCCGCACTGAGAGCGAGTTGAGCGACCGCGACGCCGTACGACCCCGAACTCGCCGCGTCCGCAGCCCCTATCGCGGACGCGGGCGGCACCCAGCGCAGCACATCCCCGACCGGGTCGAGCTGCTCAAGCCCGCTCGAACCCAGGCGCTGCGCACCGAAGTTGACGAGCTGCGCCCCGATCGCGATCACCAGCCCGCTCAGCACGGCCAGGTCCCGCCCCTTGCGGCTGGTCAGCAGCCGGATGTTGGCGGCGGCGACGGCCCGCGCGAGCGCCACGCACACCAGCAGCGCGAGCACCACCCCGACGACGGCGACGACGTACGCCACCGCGCCGTGCGCCACCGCCACCGCGGAACCGGCGAGCAGGCACAGCGTGAACAGCGGCCCGATCCCCACCAGCGAGGCCGCGAGCAGCGCCCGCACCAGCGGCCGGGGCCGCAGCGGCAGCATCACCAGACGCGTCGGATCCAGGGTCTCGTCCCCGCCGGGGAAGAACAGCGGCATCACCGCCCAGCCCAGCGCCAGCACCACCACCAGCAGCACCACCACCGATCCGGCGTGCTCGTTGCCCCGCAACGCGATCAGCCCGATCAGCTGGAGCGCCGCGAACAGCAGCGTGACGACGGCCGACGCGACGTACGCGGCCCGCCGCCCCCCGGACTGCCGTAGCCCGTTGCGCAGCAGCGACAGCTTCAGCCGTACGACGACGGCGGTGACGTCGGCACTCATCGCGCCGCCCCGCCGCCGAGCCAGTCCAGATCGGAGCCGGCGTTCCGCCCGTGCGCCCCGACCAGCTCCAGGAACGCCTGTTGCAGCGAGGGCGCCTCTCCGCGCACCTCGGCGAGCGTGCCATGGGCCCGGATGCGTCCGGCGGCCATCACGGCGACCCAGTCGCACAGCGACTCGACGAGTTCCATGACGTGTGAGGAGAAGACGACGGTGGCGCCGGAGGCGGTGTACCGCTCCAGCACCCCGCGGATGGTCTGGGCGGACACCGGGTCGACGCCCTCGAACGGCTCGTCCAGGAAGAGGACTTCGGGGTTGTGGAGGAGCGCGGCCGCGAGCCCGATCTTCTTCCGCATACCGGTCGAGTAGTCGACGACCAGCTTGTGCTGGGCCCCGGCCAGGTCGAGCACATCGAGCAGCTGTGCGGCCCGCTTGTCGACCTCGGTCCCGGGCAGCCCCCGCAACCGCCCGGAGTAGCCGAGGAGTTCGCGGCCCGACAGCCGCTCGAAGAGCCGCAGCCCTTCGGGGAGGACCCCGATCCGTGCCTTCACCTCGACGGGGTCCCGCCAGACGTCATGCCCGACGACGGAGACGGACCCCTGATCGGGCCGCAACAGCCCGGTGATCATGGAGAGGGTGGTGGTCTTCCCGGCTCCGTTGGGCCCGACGAGCCCGATGAACTTCCCAGCGGGCAACTCAAGATCAATCCCGGCCACGGCAACTTGCTGCCCGAACCGCTTCC
This DNA window, taken from Streptomyces sp. NBC_00663, encodes the following:
- a CDS encoding ABC transporter ATP-binding protein, which translates into the protein MTSAVSVRGLWKRFGQQVAVAGIDLELPAGKFIGLVGPNGAGKTTTLSMITGLLRPDQGSVSVVGHDVWRDPVEVKARIGVLPEGLRLFERLSGRELLGYSGRLRGLPGTEVDKRAAQLLDVLDLAGAQHKLVVDYSTGMRKKIGLAAALLHNPEVLFLDEPFEGVDPVSAQTIRGVLERYTASGATVVFSSHVMELVESLCDWVAVMAAGRIRAHGTLAEVRGEAPSLQQAFLELVGAHGRNAGSDLDWLGGGAAR
- a CDS encoding transporter gives rise to the protein MSADVTAVVVRLKLSLLRNGLRQSGGRRAAYVASAVVTLLFAALQLIGLIALRGNEHAGSVVVLLVVVLALGWAVMPLFFPGGDETLDPTRLVMLPLRPRPLVRALLAASLVGIGPLFTLCLLAGSAVAVAHGAVAYVVAVVGVVLALLVCVALARAVAAANIRLLTSRKGRDLAVLSGLVIAIGAQLVNFGAQRLGSSGLEQLDPVGDVLRWVPPASAIGAADAASSGSYGVAVAQLALSAGALVALLGLWSRHMTRLMVSPDGSTLQSATEPAARERASTGLARLLPGGRTGTVVERSLRYIWRDPKTKAAWVTSLAIGLIVPVFNALQGTGSIYFACFAAGMLGIQMYNQFGQDTSAFWMVAMTISSPRDAYVELRGRALALLLITLPYATLVTVVTTAMLGDWARLPEALGLSFALLGAMLATGAWTSARFPYSIPQEGYKNVAPGQTGLAWISIFGGMIAAALLCAPVITLTIWLNVVRDGDRWTWVLLPAGALYGVAITLAGLRASAPRTAARLPEILAAVSKG